One part of the Mesorhizobium sp. M4B.F.Ca.ET.058.02.1.1 genome encodes these proteins:
- a CDS encoding Flp family type IVb pilin — MSNLIARFVKNESGATAIEYGLIAALIALAIMVGAGALGNALNNKFNAIATTVNNS, encoded by the coding sequence ATGTCTAATCTCATTGCACGTTTTGTGAAGAACGAGTCCGGTGCGACCGCCATCGAATATGGCTTGATCGCCGCTCTCATCGCGCTCGCCATCATGGTCGGCGCCGGCGCCCTCGGCAACGCGCTGAACAACAAGTTCAACGCGATCGCCACGACGGTCAACAACTCGTAA
- a CDS encoding prepilin peptidase: MLEALIFVVFPFCMLFAAISDILSMTIANRVSVLLVTVFALVAPLTGMDWATCGWHFAAGFLVLAVTFGLFALGGMGGGDAKLLAATSLWMGFNIHLVEYLVVSTFIGGLLTLAILAYRKSPLASFTGHNPFLRHFADETNGIPYGIALGIGGLLIYPDSPLVVWALARLAT, encoded by the coding sequence ATGCTTGAAGCCCTGATCTTCGTCGTCTTTCCGTTCTGCATGCTGTTTGCCGCGATCTCGGACATATTGTCGATGACGATCGCCAACCGCGTGTCGGTGCTGCTGGTGACCGTGTTTGCCCTGGTGGCGCCGCTGACTGGAATGGACTGGGCGACCTGTGGCTGGCATTTTGCGGCAGGCTTCCTGGTGTTGGCCGTGACCTTCGGCCTGTTCGCGCTGGGCGGCATGGGCGGCGGCGACGCCAAACTGCTCGCCGCCACGTCGCTGTGGATGGGCTTCAACATCCATCTTGTCGAATATCTTGTGGTTTCGACGTTCATCGGCGGCCTCCTGACGCTTGCCATCCTCGCCTACCGGAAATCGCCGCTGGCATCCTTTACCGGCCATAATCCATTTTTGCGCCACTTCGCCGACGAAACGAACGGCATACCCTACGGCATCGCGCTCGGCATTGGCGGGTTGCTCATCTATCCGGATTCGCCTCTGGTGGTGTGGGCGCTGGCAAGGCTGGCCACATAG
- a CDS encoding TadE/TadG family type IV pilus assembly protein, with protein sequence MYRAGAHRGILAAWARATRFCADRRGVAAIEFAFIVPLLLVMYFVTMEASQAIETSKKVSRIGSMVADLVTQQNTISKADLDAIMKIGTSTLKPYNRSTPKIVITAIEVTTDTTPKVQVVWSRKLDNGATSADAAKTTTTTIPTALNVKGTFLIRVESDLAYEPIITWAADSQERIGLTSAFSHISMSETYYLRPRRSTTIPCGDC encoded by the coding sequence ATGTATCGTGCGGGGGCACATCGGGGGATTTTGGCGGCCTGGGCAAGGGCGACGCGGTTTTGCGCTGATCGCCGCGGCGTCGCGGCGATCGAGTTCGCCTTCATCGTGCCGCTGCTGCTCGTCATGTATTTCGTGACCATGGAGGCCTCACAGGCCATCGAGACCAGCAAGAAGGTCAGCCGCATCGGCAGCATGGTGGCGGACCTCGTCACGCAGCAGAACACGATCAGCAAGGCGGATCTCGACGCGATCATGAAGATCGGCACATCGACCTTGAAGCCCTACAACCGGTCGACCCCCAAGATCGTCATCACGGCCATAGAGGTCACGACCGATACGACGCCGAAGGTGCAGGTCGTCTGGTCGCGCAAGCTGGACAACGGCGCCACCAGCGCCGATGCTGCGAAGACCACCACCACCACAATTCCCACCGCGCTCAACGTCAAGGGCACGTTCCTGATCCGTGTCGAAAGCGACCTCGCCTATGAGCCGATCATCACTTGGGCGGCGGACAGCCAGGAGCGGATTGGACTGACCTCGGCTTTCAGCCACATTTCGATGAGCGAGACCTATTACCTGCGGCCGCGCAGGAGCACCACGATCCCTTGTGGCGATTGCTGA
- a CDS encoding CpaF family protein gives MFGKRGSDDGNRFKPEFRQPAPGPAAPGSADAAVLARPAAPPQAGEPAAQPARRPVEPPPLAPEPKKVQRERSETYYDTKSQVFSALIDTIDLSQLAKLDPESAREEIRDIVNDIIAIKNFAMSIAEQEQLLEDICNDVLGYGPLEPLLARDDIADIMVNGSKNVYIEVNGKVEQTGIRFRDNQQLLNICQRIVSQVGRRVDESSPICDARLPDGSRVNVIAPPLSIDGTALTIRKFKKDKLTLDQLVKFGAISPQGAEVLKIIGRVRCNVVISGGTGSGKTTLLNCLTNYIDREERVITCEDSAELQLQQPHVVRLETRPPNLEGEGEVTMRDLVKNCLRMRPERIIVGEVRGPEVFDLLQAMNTGHDGSMGTIHSNSPRECLNRIESMIAMGGYSLPQKTVREIVVGSVDVIIQAARLRDGSRRITHITEVIGMEGDVIITQDLILYNIKGEDAGGRLIGEHVSTGIGRPHFWDRARYYGEEQRLATALEAMEKNAG, from the coding sequence ATGTTTGGTAAGAGAGGCTCTGACGACGGCAACCGGTTCAAGCCGGAATTCCGCCAGCCGGCACCGGGGCCGGCGGCGCCTGGATCCGCGGACGCCGCGGTTCTTGCGCGGCCCGCCGCGCCGCCGCAGGCCGGAGAGCCGGCCGCTCAGCCCGCCCGCCGCCCGGTCGAGCCGCCGCCGCTGGCGCCGGAGCCGAAGAAGGTCCAGCGCGAGCGCAGCGAGACCTACTACGACACCAAGAGCCAGGTCTTTTCCGCCCTCATCGACACGATCGACCTGTCGCAGCTCGCCAAGCTCGATCCCGAAAGCGCGCGCGAGGAAATCCGCGACATCGTCAACGACATCATCGCGATCAAGAATTTCGCGATGTCGATCGCCGAGCAGGAGCAATTGCTCGAGGATATCTGCAACGATGTGCTCGGCTACGGGCCGCTGGAGCCGCTGCTTGCCCGTGACGACATCGCCGACATCATGGTCAACGGCTCCAAGAACGTCTACATCGAAGTCAACGGCAAGGTCGAACAGACCGGCATACGCTTCCGCGACAATCAGCAGCTCCTCAATATCTGCCAGCGCATCGTCAGCCAGGTTGGCCGCCGGGTCGACGAATCGAGCCCGATCTGCGACGCCCGCCTTCCCGACGGTTCCCGCGTCAACGTCATCGCGCCGCCGCTCTCCATCGACGGCACCGCCCTCACCATCCGCAAGTTCAAGAAGGACAAGCTGACGCTCGACCAGCTGGTCAAGTTCGGCGCGATCTCGCCGCAGGGCGCCGAGGTCCTCAAGATCATCGGCCGAGTCCGCTGCAATGTCGTCATCTCGGGCGGCACCGGCTCAGGCAAGACGACCCTGCTCAACTGCCTGACCAACTACATCGACCGCGAGGAGCGCGTCATCACCTGCGAGGACTCCGCCGAACTGCAGCTGCAACAGCCGCATGTGGTTCGCCTCGAAACCCGTCCGCCCAATCTCGAGGGCGAGGGCGAGGTGACGATGCGCGACCTGGTCAAGAACTGCCTGCGCATGCGGCCCGAGCGGATCATCGTCGGCGAAGTGCGCGGACCGGAAGTGTTCGACCTGTTGCAGGCGATGAACACCGGCCACGACGGTTCGATGGGAACGATCCACTCCAACAGCCCACGCGAGTGCCTGAACCGTATCGAATCGATGATCGCGATGGGCGGTTATTCGCTGCCGCAGAAGACCGTGCGCGAGATCGTCGTCGGCTCGGTCGACGTGATCATCCAGGCGGCCCGCCTGCGCGACGGCTCGCGCCGCATCACCCACATCACCGAAGTGATCGGCATGGAAGGCGACGTCATCATCACGCAGGACCTCATCCTCTACAACATCAAGGGTGAGGACGCGGGCGGCCGGCTGATCGGCGAGCATGTGTCGACCGGTATCGGCCGTCCACATTTCTGGGATCGCGCCCGTTATTATGGCGAGGAGCAGCGCCTCGCGACCGCGCTCGAGGCTATGGAGAAAAACGCTGGCTGA
- a CDS encoding CpaD family pilus assembly protein, which yields MFQSSKIIGTAAPVQSGRERIRRSAAPVLAVMLAASLAGCAGWKRDSVTVGAIPDDYRTSHPIVIAEKNQKIDLPVGAGDRGMTGSQRDTLLGFLDGYDKSAAPALTIAAPVGSANEVAAAAASRDFARLAIAAGVSRSRIVMTSYQSVSPEASAPVRVAYVSIKAQTDKCGRWPEDLLQTSENKHYADYGCSYQNNLAAQMANPADLLGPRKQSDIDAENRSKVIDIYRSRGISDEFLGNSEVTY from the coding sequence ATGTTCCAGTCATCGAAGATCATCGGGACCGCAGCGCCAGTACAGTCCGGTCGCGAGCGGATCCGCCGCTCGGCCGCACCGGTCCTGGCGGTCATGCTCGCCGCATCCCTTGCCGGCTGCGCAGGCTGGAAGCGCGACAGCGTTACGGTCGGTGCCATCCCCGACGACTATCGCACCAGCCATCCGATCGTGATCGCTGAAAAAAACCAGAAGATCGATCTTCCCGTCGGCGCCGGTGACCGCGGCATGACCGGTTCCCAGCGCGATACGCTGCTCGGCTTCCTCGACGGCTACGACAAGAGCGCCGCCCCGGCGCTGACGATCGCGGCCCCGGTCGGGTCGGCCAACGAGGTGGCCGCGGCCGCCGCCAGCCGCGACTTCGCCAGGCTTGCCATCGCAGCCGGCGTCAGCCGGAGCCGGATCGTCATGACGTCCTACCAGTCGGTATCGCCTGAAGCGTCCGCGCCGGTGCGCGTCGCTTACGTCTCGATCAAGGCCCAGACCGACAAATGCGGACGCTGGCCCGAAGACCTGCTTCAGACGTCGGAAAACAAGCACTATGCCGACTATGGCTGCTCGTATCAGAACAACCTCGCCGCTCAGATGGCCAATCCGGCCGATCTGCTGGGGCCGCGCAAGCAATCCGACATCGATGCCGAAAACCGCAGCAAGGTGATCGACATCTATCGCAGCAGAGGCATTTCGGACGAGTTCCTCGGCAACTCGGAAGTGACCTACTAG
- a CDS encoding PhnD/SsuA/transferrin family substrate-binding protein produces the protein MAALALLAASWPDTASADWRDDIGTFRIGIVAEPGGGNTVPGLALLTDAYTKALGMKAEFVVARDYQALIEAQVDGRIQYAVYSAIAYATASERCGCVEPLVAPVDVDGATGIRSVLVTRDGKVPDLAAMASHRIALAPADSIGGSLLPLAGLADAGVGISEDSPYLIHAASAAAAETMLVDGEADALFGWVASNDKTAVPDSQPALPAGQPAGTGDQVADPNGTLARLEAAGLSKTSVQVVWTSGLLRYGPHAVRSDLDPEAKRRLTVFLTNLKSMTPDVYDLLEATHSGGFTVTSQEDYATAAAIVRLVSGKEGRQ, from the coding sequence ATGGCTGCTCTGGCGTTGCTGGCCGCATCCTGGCCGGACACGGCCAGCGCCGACTGGCGCGACGACATCGGCACGTTCCGCATCGGCATCGTCGCCGAACCGGGTGGTGGCAACACCGTTCCGGGCCTGGCGCTGCTGACCGACGCCTATACGAAGGCACTGGGCATGAAGGCGGAGTTCGTCGTCGCGCGCGACTACCAGGCGCTGATCGAGGCCCAGGTGGACGGACGAATCCAATATGCCGTCTATTCGGCAATTGCCTATGCGACGGCGTCCGAGCGCTGCGGCTGCGTCGAACCTCTGGTGGCGCCGGTCGACGTGGATGGCGCCACCGGCATCCGCTCCGTCCTTGTGACGCGCGACGGCAAGGTCCCGGACTTGGCCGCGATGGCCAGCCACCGGATCGCCTTGGCGCCTGCCGACAGTATCGGCGGTTCGCTGCTGCCGCTTGCCGGCCTGGCGGATGCAGGTGTCGGAATCAGCGAGGACTCGCCGTACCTGATACACGCCGCTTCGGCCGCCGCCGCCGAAACAATGCTGGTCGATGGTGAGGCCGATGCCCTGTTCGGCTGGGTAGCCTCCAATGACAAAACGGCAGTGCCCGACAGTCAGCCGGCTCTCCCTGCTGGCCAGCCTGCCGGCACGGGCGACCAGGTGGCGGATCCGAACGGGACATTGGCGCGGCTGGAGGCGGCGGGTCTTTCGAAGACGTCCGTTCAGGTGGTGTGGACGTCAGGGCTGCTGAGATATGGCCCGCATGCCGTGCGCAGCGATCTCGACCCCGAGGCCAAGCGCCGGCTCACCGTGTTCCTCACCAACCTGAAGTCGATGACGCCCGATGTCTACGATCTCCTGGAGGCAACGCATTCCGGCGGCTTCACCGTCACCTCGCAAGAGGACTATGCGACGGCGGCGGCGATCGTGCGGCTGGTGTCGGGCAAAGAGGGCCGGCAGTAG
- the cpaB gene encoding Flp pilus assembly protein CpaB, whose amino-acid sequence MPASRLIILSVAVAAAGGAGYVAKKMVVAPPPQVTVDSPKAPAIALQDVLVLSGDVAMGSPLENNISWESWPSGGINANFITRAAEPDALDKLKGSVARVAMYTGEPLRRSKLIGEGQSFMSSILPSGMRAVATAISADTSAGGFILPNDFVDVIMTRRSDTGTGGSGFTTETILKNIRVLAIDQTIQEDEEGKKTRVGQTATLELTPQQAEIITVAQQMADRLTLALRSITDTSEKNLNEADYLVSGNGRRGTVRMIKSGEVSEVGARK is encoded by the coding sequence ATGCCAGCATCCCGACTGATAATACTAAGCGTGGCGGTGGCCGCGGCGGGCGGCGCAGGCTATGTCGCGAAGAAGATGGTGGTGGCTCCGCCGCCCCAGGTCACCGTCGATTCCCCCAAGGCGCCGGCCATCGCCCTGCAGGACGTGCTCGTCCTGTCCGGCGATGTCGCCATGGGCAGCCCGCTGGAGAACAACATCAGCTGGGAGTCCTGGCCGTCCGGCGGCATCAATGCCAATTTCATCACCCGAGCCGCCGAGCCCGATGCGCTGGATAAGCTGAAGGGCTCCGTTGCCCGCGTGGCGATGTACACGGGCGAGCCGCTGAGGCGCTCCAAGCTGATCGGCGAGGGGCAGAGCTTCATGTCGTCAATTCTGCCCAGCGGCATGCGCGCCGTCGCCACTGCCATATCTGCCGACACTTCGGCGGGTGGCTTCATCCTTCCCAATGATTTCGTTGACGTCATCATGACCCGCCGTTCCGACACTGGAACGGGTGGCAGCGGCTTCACCACCGAGACCATCCTGAAGAACATCCGCGTCCTGGCGATCGACCAGACCATCCAGGAGGACGAGGAGGGCAAGAAGACCAGGGTTGGCCAGACAGCCACTCTGGAGCTGACGCCGCAGCAGGCCGAAATCATCACGGTCGCGCAGCAGATGGCCGATCGCCTGACGTTGGCGCTGCGTTCGATCACGGACACCAGCGAAAAGAATCTGAACGAGGCTGACTACCTCGTCTCCGGCAACGGCCGGCGCGGCACGGTGCGGATGATCAAGTCGGGCGAAGTTTCCGAAGTGGGAGCAAGGAAATGA
- a CDS encoding phosphopentomutase: MARAFLFVLDSFGIGGAADAARYGDAGADTFGHIALACAQGRADREGLRRGPLAVPNMMSLGLARAAETATGFHFDNDGTEPLAATLHGAAQEISSGKDTPSGHWEIAGLPVRFDWGYFPETVPAFPAALTEAMIREGKVPGILGDCHAGGIEIIERFGEEHIRTGKPICYTSVDSVLQIAAHETHFGLERLYEFCKTVRRLADPLNIGRVIARPFVGESVATFERTYNRRDYAVPPPEPTLLDRLTGRGSKVIAVGKIGDIFAHRGISEVRKAAGNMAMFDKALGAMDEAGDGDLVFANFVDFDTEFGHRRDVAGYAAALEAFDRRLPEALAKLKQGDLFILTADHGNDPTWRGTDHTRERIPVIGTGPGLAGGDIGLRPTFADIGETVAEHLGLEPGRHGTSFYAAMGGHARTA; this comes from the coding sequence ATGGCGCGCGCTTTCCTCTTCGTCCTCGACTCTTTCGGCATCGGCGGCGCCGCCGATGCCGCCCGCTATGGCGATGCCGGCGCCGACACGTTCGGGCACATTGCACTCGCCTGCGCCCAGGGTCGCGCGGACCGCGAAGGCTTGCGCCGCGGACCGCTCGCCGTGCCCAACATGATGTCGCTTGGGCTTGCCCGCGCGGCAGAAACCGCGACGGGGTTCCACTTCGACAATGACGGCACTGAACCGCTTGCCGCGACCCTTCACGGCGCGGCGCAGGAAATCTCCAGCGGCAAGGACACGCCGTCCGGCCACTGGGAAATTGCCGGCCTGCCGGTGCGCTTCGACTGGGGCTATTTCCCCGAGACAGTGCCCGCCTTTCCGGCTGCGTTGACCGAGGCGATGATCCGGGAGGGAAAGGTGCCCGGCATTCTGGGCGACTGCCATGCGGGCGGAATCGAGATCATCGAGCGGTTCGGTGAGGAGCATATCCGCACCGGCAAGCCGATCTGCTACACCTCGGTCGACTCCGTCCTGCAGATCGCCGCGCACGAAACGCATTTCGGCCTCGAACGGCTCTACGAGTTCTGCAAGACGGTGCGCAGGCTGGCCGATCCGCTGAACATCGGCCGGGTTATCGCCCGGCCTTTCGTCGGCGAAAGCGTCGCCACCTTCGAACGGACATATAACCGCCGCGACTATGCGGTGCCGCCGCCAGAGCCGACCCTGCTCGACCGGCTGACCGGGCGCGGCAGCAAGGTCATCGCGGTTGGCAAGATCGGCGACATCTTCGCGCATCGCGGCATCTCGGAGGTGCGCAAGGCCGCCGGCAACATGGCGATGTTCGACAAGGCGCTCGGCGCGATGGACGAAGCCGGCGACGGCGACCTGGTGTTTGCCAATTTCGTCGATTTCGACACGGAGTTCGGCCATCGGCGCGACGTCGCCGGCTATGCCGCGGCGCTCGAGGCGTTCGACCGGCGCCTGCCCGAAGCGCTGGCGAAATTGAAGCAAGGCGACCTCTTCATCCTCACCGCGGACCATGGCAACGATCCGACCTGGCGCGGCACCGACCATACGCGCGAGCGCATCCCGGTGATCGGCACCGGACCTGGGCTCGCGGGCGGCGACATCGGCCTCAGACCGACTTTCGCCGATATCGGCGAGACCGTCGCGGAGCATCTCGGGCTGGAGCCCGGCCGTCACGGCACCTCCTTTTATGCGGCGATGGGCGGCCATGCCCGAACTGCCTGA
- a CDS encoding TadE/TadG family type IV pilus assembly protein, whose translation MRGNPAPEDDNRGKGRTRLRSRFSGDRRGSTAIEFAMLALPFALLVFAILESCISFAGQEVMANATDDIARQLRTGQLRPADVSGTKLKDMICAKLEIMVAKNCPGLLVDLREYPTFADAATASFKIVNGDIVLTQGTNSTSFGVSPGLAESKNMLRVFYKWPVMTDFMARSMANLKDGNTLHFASVTWQNEPFDN comes from the coding sequence ATGCGCGGGAATCCGGCACCCGAGGACGACAATCGCGGCAAAGGGCGGACAAGGCTCCGCTCCCGCTTTTCTGGCGATCGGCGCGGCAGCACGGCGATAGAGTTCGCTATGTTGGCCCTGCCTTTTGCTCTCCTCGTCTTCGCCATCCTCGAAAGCTGTATTTCATTTGCCGGCCAGGAGGTGATGGCCAATGCCACGGATGACATCGCCCGCCAACTGCGCACCGGCCAGCTAAGACCGGCCGACGTGTCCGGCACCAAGTTGAAGGACATGATCTGCGCCAAGTTGGAGATCATGGTCGCCAAGAACTGCCCGGGGTTGCTCGTCGACCTGCGCGAATATCCAACCTTTGCGGACGCCGCAACGGCAAGCTTCAAGATCGTAAACGGCGACATCGTGCTGACGCAGGGCACCAATTCGACGAGCTTCGGCGTATCACCTGGGCTGGCGGAATCGAAGAACATGCTGCGCGTCTTCTACAAATGGCCGGTCATGACCGACTTCATGGCCAGGTCGATGGCCAATCTGAAGGACGGCAACACGCTGCATTTCGCGTCGGTGACCTGGCAGAACGAACCGTTCGACAATTGA
- a CDS encoding type II secretion system F family protein, translating to MFGIDSTVLAFVVLAGFSAGAVAYAFLFTRISNEKQVGKRLETIKTAETDRSIVKASRDRAAEAVKRRKSLQDTLKQLDEKQRSNDRIVKKPPLKVQIRQAGMQVSIERFYIYSAICGIALMVLAYVAGAPLLVLPGALLAGAFGLPRWFVSFRRSRRVKAFLNEFPNALDIIVRAVKSGLPLNDAIRLIANESPEPVRTEFRRIIDSQQMGMSIPDATIRMSETMPCAEAGFFGIVIQIQSQAGGNLSEALGNLSRVLRDRKKMKAKVQALSMEAKASAVIIGALPFVVAFLVYLSSPNYIMPLFTTSTGNLIIGCSLVWMSIGILVMRKMMNFEV from the coding sequence ATGTTCGGAATTGACAGCACCGTACTTGCGTTTGTCGTGCTGGCTGGCTTCAGCGCCGGCGCGGTCGCCTATGCTTTCCTGTTCACCCGTATCAGCAACGAGAAGCAGGTCGGCAAGCGGCTTGAGACCATCAAGACGGCTGAAACCGACCGGTCGATCGTCAAGGCTTCGCGCGACCGCGCCGCCGAGGCGGTAAAGCGGCGAAAGTCCCTCCAGGATACGCTGAAGCAGCTCGACGAAAAGCAGAGATCCAACGATCGCATCGTCAAGAAGCCGCCGCTCAAGGTGCAGATCCGCCAGGCCGGCATGCAGGTCTCCATCGAGCGCTTCTATATCTACTCGGCGATCTGCGGCATCGCCCTCATGGTGCTCGCCTACGTGGCCGGCGCGCCCCTTCTGGTGCTGCCGGGCGCATTGCTGGCCGGCGCGTTCGGCTTGCCGCGCTGGTTCGTCTCGTTCCGCCGCAGCCGCCGGGTCAAGGCATTCCTCAACGAGTTTCCGAACGCACTCGACATCATCGTGCGCGCGGTCAAGTCAGGCCTGCCACTCAACGATGCCATCCGTCTGATCGCCAACGAGTCTCCGGAGCCGGTCAGGACCGAGTTTCGCCGCATCATCGATTCGCAGCAGATGGGCATGTCGATCCCCGACGCCACCATCCGCATGTCCGAAACCATGCCGTGCGCGGAGGCGGGCTTCTTCGGCATCGTCATCCAGATCCAGTCACAGGCGGGCGGCAACCTCTCCGAGGCGCTTGGCAACCTCTCGCGCGTGCTGCGCGACCGCAAGAAGATGAAGGCCAAGGTGCAGGCGCTGTCGATGGAGGCGAAGGCATCGGCCGTCATCATCGGCGCCCTGCCTTTCGTCGTCGCCTTCCTCGTCTACCTGTCGAGCCCGAACTACATCATGCCGCTGTTCACCACCAGCACGGGCAACCTGATCATCGGCTGTTCGCTGGTCTGGATGTCGATCGGCATCCTGGTGATGCGTAAGATGATGAACTTCGAAGTCTAG
- a CDS encoding CpaE family protein, translated as MSNLAYDAPLDGGDTSQQDIAAMQALRPVPRISIQAFCETEGVASPVRLAGEDRRMAKAHLKVHMGGIATAIEFYQSAPTPNLILLESRSEPKQLLEQLAQLSEYCDPSSKVVVIGHYNDVGLYRELIRSGISEYVIAPVSMTDIVSVVSSIFVDPEAEPIGRSIAFIGAKGGVGSSTIAHNVAWAMSSLFKSEVVVADLDLAFGTANINFDQDPAQGIAEAVFSPERVDEVYLDRLLAQCAEHLSLLAAPSTLERVYDFDPDAFSQLIDTAQRSAPLLVLDVPHVWTGWAKSILIKADEVVITATPELANLRNTKNMVDMLKRLRPNDPAPRLVINQAGVPKRPEIGPSDFAEPLGITPMAVIQFEPLLFGNAANNGRMLGEMDAKSPIVGIIDEIAHVLTGRSEIKTKKKAGLGSLLGKLSRNKK; from the coding sequence ATGAGCAATCTTGCCTATGACGCGCCACTGGATGGTGGCGATACCTCGCAACAGGACATCGCCGCGATGCAGGCCTTGCGGCCGGTCCCGCGCATCTCGATCCAGGCTTTTTGCGAAACCGAGGGCGTCGCCAGTCCGGTCCGCCTCGCCGGCGAGGACCGGCGCATGGCGAAGGCCCATCTGAAGGTTCATATGGGCGGCATCGCCACCGCGATCGAGTTCTACCAGTCGGCGCCGACGCCCAACCTGATCCTGCTCGAATCCCGCAGCGAGCCCAAGCAACTGCTGGAGCAGCTGGCGCAGCTTTCCGAATATTGTGATCCGTCCTCGAAGGTCGTGGTGATCGGCCACTACAACGACGTCGGCCTCTATCGCGAGCTCATCCGCTCCGGCATTTCCGAATACGTCATCGCACCGGTGTCGATGACCGACATCGTCAGCGTGGTTTCGTCGATCTTCGTCGATCCGGAGGCCGAGCCGATCGGCCGCTCGATCGCCTTCATCGGCGCCAAGGGCGGCGTCGGCTCCTCGACCATCGCCCACAATGTCGCCTGGGCGATGTCGTCGCTGTTCAAGTCCGAAGTGGTCGTGGCCGATCTCGATCTTGCCTTCGGAACGGCCAACATCAATTTCGACCAGGATCCGGCGCAAGGCATCGCAGAGGCGGTGTTTTCGCCCGAGCGCGTCGACGAGGTCTATCTCGACCGGTTGCTTGCGCAATGCGCAGAACACCTGTCGCTGCTTGCGGCCCCATCCACGCTCGAGCGGGTCTACGACTTCGATCCCGACGCCTTCTCGCAGCTTATCGACACGGCCCAGCGCAGCGCGCCGCTCCTGGTCCTCGATGTCCCGCATGTCTGGACGGGATGGGCCAAGAGCATCCTCATCAAGGCGGATGAGGTCGTCATCACCGCGACGCCGGAACTGGCCAATCTGCGCAACACCAAGAACATGGTGGACATGCTGAAAAGGCTGCGTCCGAACGATCCGGCGCCAAGGCTCGTCATCAATCAGGCGGGCGTGCCGAAGCGTCCCGAGATCGGGCCGTCGGATTTTGCCGAGCCGCTCGGCATCACGCCGATGGCGGTCATCCAGTTCGAACCGCTGCTCTTTGGCAACGCGGCCAACAACGGGCGCATGCTGGGCGAGATGGATGCCAAGAGCCCGATCGTAGGCATCATCGACGAGATCGCGCATGTGCTGACCGGACGCAGCGAAATCAAGACCAAGAAGAAGGCGGGTCTCGGCTCGCTTCTCGGCAAGCTCTCGCGCAACAAGAAATAA
- a CDS encoding pilus assembly protein N-terminal domain-containing protein, with translation MTGLRSSFAVAALLAATFVMPAKAGPGIEVTMNQAKIVKLSRAADTIVIGNPAIADASVQDASTIVLTGKGFGVTNLVVLDQEGSPIIDEQVTVVRQDASSVRIYRRAEIQTLSCTPYCESSYKSDSERTSETEMSASH, from the coding sequence ATGACCGGATTGAGATCGTCGTTTGCAGTTGCCGCGCTTCTCGCCGCCACTTTCGTCATGCCGGCAAAAGCTGGGCCCGGCATCGAGGTCACCATGAACCAGGCCAAGATCGTCAAGCTGTCGCGCGCCGCCGACACAATCGTCATCGGCAATCCGGCGATTGCCGATGCCTCCGTGCAGGACGCCTCGACGATCGTACTGACGGGCAAGGGATTCGGCGTCACCAACCTGGTCGTCCTCGACCAGGAAGGCAGCCCGATCATCGACGAGCAGGTCACCGTCGTGCGGCAGGATGCATCCTCGGTCAGAATCTACAGGCGTGCCGAGATCCAGACCCTGTCCTGCACGCCCTATTGCGAGAGTTCCTACAAGAGCGATAGCGAGAGAACCTCGGAAACCGAGATGAGCGCCAGCCACTGA